Proteins encoded by one window of Oceanibaculum indicum P24:
- a CDS encoding ROK family protein: MRIGIDLGGTKIEIAALDEADGAVLARERIATPRGDYDATIAAIRDLVAGMEARLGRGGTVGIGVPGAISPASGLVKNANSTWLIGRPFDRDLEVALGRPVRLANDANCFALSEAVDGSAAGAAIMFGVILGTGVGGGIVVNGRVLTGANAISGEWGHNPLPWPEDTERPGPACYCGRHGCIETFLSGPGLAADHQRATGTAMSAEDVVAAAAGGDAAAEATMRRYEDRLARALAHLVNILDPEVIVLGGGLSGLPRLYEAVPRLWGRYIFSDHVATRLLSPVHGDAGGVRGAAWLWPPERNDRR; this comes from the coding sequence ATGCGGATCGGGATCGATCTGGGCGGCACGAAAATCGAGATCGCGGCCCTGGACGAGGCGGATGGCGCGGTGCTGGCGCGCGAGCGTATCGCGACACCGCGCGGCGATTATGACGCGACCATCGCCGCCATCCGCGATCTGGTGGCCGGCATGGAGGCCAGGCTGGGCCGGGGTGGCACCGTCGGCATCGGCGTTCCGGGCGCGATCTCCCCGGCCAGCGGGCTGGTGAAGAACGCCAACTCGACCTGGCTGATCGGCCGGCCCTTCGACCGCGATCTGGAGGTGGCACTGGGCCGCCCGGTGCGGTTGGCCAACGATGCCAACTGCTTTGCCCTGTCGGAGGCGGTGGACGGGTCCGCCGCCGGTGCCGCGATCATGTTCGGCGTTATCCTTGGCACCGGGGTCGGCGGCGGCATCGTCGTGAATGGCCGGGTGCTGACCGGGGCGAACGCGATCTCCGGCGAATGGGGGCATAATCCGCTGCCCTGGCCCGAAGATACCGAAAGGCCGGGGCCAGCCTGCTATTGCGGTCGTCATGGCTGTATCGAGACCTTCCTGTCCGGGCCGGGCCTCGCCGCCGATCACCAGCGCGCCACCGGCACCGCGATGAGCGCGGAGGATGTCGTGGCGGCGGCAGCGGGGGGCGATGCAGCGGCGGAAGCGACCATGCGCCGCTATGAGGACCGGCTGGCCCGCGCGCTGGCGCATCTGGTCAATATCCTGGACCCTGAGGTGATCGTGCTGGGTGGCGGCCTGTCGGGCCTGCCGCGCCTCTATGAGGCGGTGCCGCGCCTGTGGGGGCGGTACATCTTCTCCGACCATGTGGCGACCCGCCTGCTGTCGCCGGTGCATGGCGATGCCGGCGGCGTGCGCGGCGCGGCCTGGCTGTGGCCCCCGGAACGGAACGACCGCAGATGA
- a CDS encoding DNA polymerase IV, with amino-acid sequence MTGLCRECGHVLPESWAAPRCPACGSPRLIRHAELDTLSIAHLDCDAFYASVEKRDDPSLRDRPVLIGGGKRGVVSAACYIARIYGCRSAMPMFKALKLCPDAVVIKPNMEKYSAVGRQVRALMLDTTPLVQPLSIDEAFLDLSGTEKLHKGSPAHTLVLLVRRIEREIGITVSIGLSYNKFLAKIASDLDKPRGFAIVGKTEARDFLARQPVSLIWGVGQSLQARLVKDGITHIAQLQELDERTLIARYGAMGQRLFHFARGIDDRKVEPERETKSISAETTFDDDIADPEALRPILWRLSEKLAKRLKGEGFAAAGITLKLKTADFRLLTRSRRLDSPTLLAERLYRAALSLLEKEATGTSFRLIGIGASALADPADADPPDLVDPDRERQKKIEGAMDAVRKKLGDAAILKGRGFPGKR; translated from the coding sequence ATGACAGGGCTGTGCCGGGAGTGCGGCCATGTACTGCCGGAGAGTTGGGCGGCGCCGCGCTGCCCCGCCTGCGGCTCGCCGCGGCTGATCCGCCATGCCGAACTGGACACGCTGTCCATCGCGCATCTGGATTGTGACGCCTTCTATGCCAGCGTGGAAAAGCGCGACGATCCCAGCTTGCGGGACCGGCCGGTGCTGATCGGCGGCGGCAAGCGCGGCGTCGTCTCGGCGGCCTGCTACATCGCCCGCATCTATGGCTGTCGCTCGGCCATGCCGATGTTCAAGGCGCTGAAACTGTGCCCCGACGCCGTGGTCATCAAGCCGAACATGGAGAAGTACAGCGCCGTCGGGCGGCAGGTCCGCGCGCTGATGCTGGACACCACGCCGCTGGTGCAGCCGCTGTCAATCGACGAGGCATTCCTCGATTTGTCGGGGACGGAGAAGCTGCACAAGGGCAGCCCGGCGCACACGCTGGTCCTGCTGGTGCGGCGCATCGAGCGGGAGATCGGCATCACCGTCTCCATCGGCCTCAGCTATAACAAGTTCCTGGCGAAGATCGCCTCCGACCTCGACAAGCCGCGCGGCTTCGCCATCGTCGGCAAGACCGAGGCGCGGGACTTCCTGGCCCGCCAGCCGGTCTCGCTGATCTGGGGTGTCGGGCAGAGCCTGCAGGCGCGGCTGGTGAAGGATGGCATCACCCATATCGCGCAGCTGCAGGAGCTGGACGAGCGCACGCTGATCGCCCGCTACGGCGCGATGGGGCAGCGGCTGTTCCATTTCGCGCGCGGCATCGATGATCGCAAGGTGGAGCCGGAACGCGAAACCAAGAGCATCTCCGCCGAGACCACTTTCGATGATGATATCGCAGACCCGGAGGCGCTGCGCCCGATCCTGTGGCGGCTGTCGGAGAAGCTGGCGAAACGGCTGAAGGGCGAAGGCTTTGCCGCCGCCGGCATCACGCTGAAGCTGAAGACGGCGGATTTCCGGCTGCTGACCCGCAGCCGCCGGCTCGACAGCCCGACCCTGCTGGCCGAACGGCTCTATCGCGCTGCCCTGTCGCTGCTGGAGAAGGAGGCGACGGGCACCTCCTTCCGGCTGATCGGCATTGGCGCCAGCGCGCTGGCCGACCCCGCCGATGCCGATCCGCCCGATCTGGTCGATCCCGACCGCGAGCGGCAGAAGAAGATCGAGGGCGCGATGGACGCGGTGCGCAAGAAGCTGGGCGATGCGGCCATCCTGAAGGGACGGGGCTTTCCGGGGAAACGGTAG
- a CDS encoding acyl-CoA synthetase yields MTNPYARDMDKNAANYTPLSPLSFLERTASVYPDRIGVVHGTLKRTWREIYRRSRRLASALAQHGIGKGDTVAVMAPNVPEMVECHFGVPMAGAVLNALNTRLDAATIAFILEHGEAKVLITDREFAGTIAAALKQVRVRPLVIDIDDPLYDGPGEHLGSLDYEAFIADGDPDFAWHLPADEWDAISLNYTSGTTGDPKGVVYHHRGAYLNALGNVLAWNMPRHAVYLWTLPMFHCNGWCFPWTVTAQAGTHVCLRRVEAKAIYDAFADHGVTHLCGAPIVMGLLVNAKPEERRDFPQQVEMMTAAAPPPASIIQGMEALGIKVTHVYGLTEVYGPVVVCAWQPEWDTLPVEEQARIKARQGVNYPVLEGLMVADPETLAPVPADAATMGEVFMRGNVVMKGYLKNPAATEKAFRGGWFHTGDLGVLHPDGYVELKDRSKDIIISGGENISTIEVEGVLYRHPAVMEAAVVARPDEKWGETPCAFVNPKPGQSVTEAEIIAFCRQHLAGFKVPKTVIFGDLPKTSTGKVQKFVLRDKAREL; encoded by the coding sequence ATGACGAACCCCTATGCGCGGGATATGGACAAGAACGCGGCCAACTACACGCCGCTCTCCCCACTGTCCTTTCTGGAGCGCACGGCTTCGGTCTACCCCGACCGTATCGGCGTGGTGCATGGAACGCTGAAACGAACCTGGCGGGAAATCTACCGGCGCAGCCGGCGGCTGGCCTCTGCACTGGCGCAGCATGGCATCGGTAAGGGCGACACGGTGGCGGTCATGGCGCCCAACGTGCCGGAGATGGTGGAATGCCATTTCGGCGTGCCGATGGCGGGCGCCGTGCTGAACGCGCTGAACACAAGGCTGGATGCGGCCACCATCGCCTTCATCCTGGAGCACGGCGAGGCGAAGGTGCTGATCACCGACCGGGAATTCGCGGGCACCATCGCCGCCGCCCTGAAGCAGGTGCGGGTCCGGCCGCTGGTGATCGATATCGACGATCCGCTCTATGACGGGCCGGGCGAGCATCTGGGCAGCCTGGATTACGAAGCCTTCATCGCCGATGGCGACCCGGATTTCGCCTGGCACTTGCCGGCGGATGAATGGGACGCGATCTCGCTGAACTATACCTCCGGCACCACGGGCGATCCGAAGGGCGTGGTCTATCACCATCGCGGCGCCTATCTGAACGCGCTGGGCAATGTGCTGGCCTGGAACATGCCGCGCCATGCCGTCTATCTGTGGACGCTGCCGATGTTCCACTGCAATGGCTGGTGCTTCCCCTGGACGGTGACCGCCCAGGCCGGCACCCATGTCTGCCTGCGCCGGGTGGAGGCGAAGGCGATCTACGATGCCTTTGCCGATCATGGCGTCACCCATCTGTGCGGCGCCCCCATCGTCATGGGACTGCTGGTGAACGCGAAGCCGGAGGAGCGGCGCGACTTCCCGCAGCAGGTGGAGATGATGACCGCCGCCGCCCCGCCGCCGGCCAGCATCATCCAGGGCATGGAGGCGCTGGGCATCAAGGTCACCCACGTCTATGGGCTGACCGAGGTCTATGGCCCGGTGGTGGTCTGCGCCTGGCAGCCGGAATGGGATACCCTGCCGGTGGAGGAGCAGGCCCGCATCAAGGCGCGCCAGGGGGTGAATTATCCGGTGCTGGAAGGGCTCATGGTGGCGGACCCGGAGACGCTGGCCCCGGTGCCGGCGGATGCGGCGACCATGGGCGAGGTGTTCATGCGCGGCAATGTCGTCATGAAGGGGTATCTGAAGAACCCGGCCGCGACCGAAAAGGCGTTCAGGGGCGGCTGGTTCCATACCGGCGATCTGGGCGTGCTGCACCCGGACGGTTATGTCGAGCTGAAGGACCGGTCCAAGGACATCATCATTTCCGGCGGCGAGAACATCTCCACCATCGAGGTGGAAGGCGTGCTCTACCGCCATCCCGCCGTGATGGAGGCCGCCGTGGTCGCAAGGCCGGACGAGAAATGGGGCGAGACCCCGTGCGCCTTCGTCAACCCGAAGCCGGGGCAGAGCGTCACCGAGGCGGAGATCATCGCCTTCTGCCGGCAGCATCTGGCCGGCTTCAAGGTGCCGAAGACAGTGATCTTTGGCGATTTGCCGAAGACCAGCACCGGCAAGGTGCAGAAATTCGTCCTGCGCGACAAGGCACGGGAATTGTGA
- a CDS encoding acetyl/propionyl/methylcrotonyl-CoA carboxylase subunit alpha yields MIIRTLLIANRGEIACRIARTARRLGIRTIAVYSEADADSLHVESCDEAWPIGAASARDSYLRGDVILDVAKRAGADAIHPGYGFLSENADFARACADAGIIFVGPPASAIEAMGSKSAAKQLMEKAKVPLVPGYHGDKQEPAFLERQANRIGYPVLIKASAGGGGKGMKVVEQPVDFAAQLASAKREASASFGDDKVLIEKYLVRPRHVEIQIFADGHGNCLHLFERDCSVQRRHQKVIEEAPAPGMAEARRREMGDAAVAAARAISYVGAGTVEFIVDAAGDFFFMEMNTRLQVEHPVTEAITGLDLVEWQLRVASGEPLPLAQDQLRINGHAFEARLYAEDPARDFVPQTGRLAALRFPTDGVRIDTGVREGDSVSVHYDPMIAKLIVHGADRTEALDRLSRALEATRVAGLATNIGFLAALARHPAFAAGDVHTGFIAEHEADLLPPAQPAGDIHLALAALAFMAARTREAREEAVRSGDPFSPWHRVDGWRLNDDAHHRLAFRDGEAERVVTLHFRRDGFVLDLPGGSMPVQLLAEEDGLLTVLLDGVRREATVIRDGLDYWVLPGAGQPDRRLSLIDPLLEAEAMAEGAGARFTAPMPGKIVQVLIEAGAKVTKGAALMVMEAMKMEHTIAAPADGTVAELHYGTGDLVEEGAELLRFEPAKG; encoded by the coding sequence ATGATCATCCGCACGCTGCTGATCGCCAACCGCGGCGAGATCGCCTGCCGCATCGCCCGCACCGCCCGGCGACTGGGCATCCGCACCATCGCTGTCTATTCCGAGGCCGATGCCGACAGCCTGCATGTGGAAAGCTGCGACGAGGCCTGGCCCATCGGCGCCGCATCGGCCCGCGACTCCTACCTGCGCGGCGATGTCATCCTCGATGTGGCGAAGCGCGCCGGGGCCGATGCCATTCATCCCGGCTATGGCTTCCTGTCGGAAAATGCGGACTTCGCCCGCGCCTGCGCCGATGCGGGCATCATCTTCGTCGGCCCGCCGGCCAGCGCCATCGAGGCGATGGGCAGCAAGTCGGCGGCAAAGCAGCTGATGGAAAAGGCCAAGGTGCCGCTGGTGCCAGGCTATCATGGCGACAAGCAGGAACCCGCCTTCCTGGAAAGGCAGGCCAACCGCATCGGCTATCCCGTCCTCATCAAGGCCTCGGCAGGCGGCGGCGGCAAAGGCATGAAGGTTGTCGAACAGCCGGTCGATTTCGCCGCCCAGCTGGCCTCCGCCAAACGCGAGGCCTCGGCCTCCTTCGGCGATGACAAGGTGCTGATCGAGAAATATCTGGTTCGCCCGCGCCATGTCGAAATCCAGATCTTCGCCGATGGCCATGGCAATTGCCTGCACCTGTTCGAGCGTGACTGCTCGGTCCAGCGCCGCCACCAGAAGGTGATCGAGGAAGCCCCCGCCCCCGGCATGGCAGAGGCACGGCGGCGCGAGATGGGCGACGCCGCCGTGGCCGCCGCCAGGGCGATTTCCTATGTCGGCGCCGGCACGGTGGAATTCATCGTCGATGCGGCGGGCGACTTCTTCTTCATGGAGATGAACACCCGCCTGCAGGTGGAGCATCCGGTGACCGAGGCGATCACCGGCCTCGACCTTGTCGAATGGCAGCTGCGCGTCGCGTCGGGCGAGCCTTTGCCGTTGGCACAGGACCAGCTGCGCATCAACGGCCATGCCTTCGAGGCGCGGCTCTATGCCGAAGACCCGGCGCGCGATTTCGTGCCGCAGACCGGCAGGCTGGCAGCACTGCGCTTCCCGACGGACGGCGTGCGCATCGATACCGGCGTGCGCGAGGGCGACAGCGTCTCCGTCCATTACGATCCGATGATCGCCAAGCTGATCGTGCATGGCGCCGACCGGACCGAGGCGCTGGACCGGCTTTCCCGCGCGCTGGAGGCGACACGGGTTGCCGGGCTTGCCACCAATATCGGCTTTCTGGCAGCACTTGCCCGCCATCCCGCCTTTGCCGCCGGCGATGTCCATACCGGCTTCATCGCCGAGCACGAGGCGGACCTGCTGCCGCCGGCCCAGCCCGCCGGGGATATCCATCTCGCATTGGCCGCGCTGGCTTTCATGGCCGCCCGCACCCGCGAGGCACGGGAGGAAGCCGTGCGCTCCGGCGATCCCTTCTCGCCCTGGCACCGTGTCGATGGCTGGCGCCTGAATGACGATGCCCACCACCGGCTTGCCTTCCGCGATGGCGAGGCCGAACGGGTGGTGACGCTGCATTTCCGCCGCGATGGCTTCGTGCTCGACCTGCCCGGCGGCAGCATGCCGGTCCAGCTTCTGGCCGAGGAGGATGGGCTTCTGACCGTGCTGCTGGACGGCGTGCGCCGCGAGGCAACGGTGATCCGCGACGGGCTGGATTACTGGGTGCTGCCCGGCGCTGGCCAGCCGGACCGGCGGCTCAGCCTGATCGACCCGCTGCTGGAGGCCGAGGCGATGGCCGAGGGGGCCGGCGCGCGCTTCACCGCGCCGATGCCCGGCAAGATCGTGCAGGTGCTGATCGAGGCCGGCGCCAAGGTCACCAAGGGCGCCGCCCTGATGGTCATGGAGGCGATGAAGATGGAACACACCATCGCCGCCCCCGCCGACGGCACCGTCGCGGAGCTGCATTACGGCACCGGCGACCTGGTCGAGGAAGGTGCTGAACTGCTGCGCTTCGAGCCGGCGAAGGGGTAG
- a CDS encoding enoyl-CoA hydratase/isomerase family protein — protein MTDQPLIFEKRPDGVAVLRLNRPDIHNAFDEKLIADLSAVFKKLAQDDFVRVLLLTSEGKSFSAGADLDWMRRMAASGEHENFTDALALTDMMEALDRLPMPVVARVQGAAMGGGVGLVACCDIAIAADSATFAFSEVRLGIIPAAISPYAVRAIGTRQARRYFLTGERFDAATALRLGLVHEVVPADQLDATVDGILDAILKSGPEATRAAKDLVHLVDGLEFDGNLRRETALRIGRIRASKEGREGLSAFLEKRKPAWVSE, from the coding sequence ATGACCGATCAGCCCCTTATCTTCGAGAAGCGGCCGGACGGCGTGGCGGTGCTGCGCCTGAACCGGCCGGACATCCACAACGCCTTCGACGAGAAGCTGATCGCCGACCTGTCGGCGGTCTTCAAGAAGCTGGCGCAGGATGATTTCGTCCGCGTGCTGCTGCTGACCTCGGAGGGCAAGAGCTTCTCCGCCGGGGCCGATCTCGACTGGATGCGCCGCATGGCGGCCTCCGGCGAGCATGAGAACTTCACCGACGCGCTGGCGCTGACCGACATGATGGAGGCGCTCGACCGCCTGCCGATGCCGGTGGTCGCCCGCGTGCAGGGGGCGGCGATGGGCGGCGGCGTTGGGCTGGTGGCCTGCTGCGACATCGCGATTGCCGCCGACAGCGCGACCTTCGCCTTCTCCGAGGTGCGGCTGGGCATCATCCCCGCCGCGATCAGCCCCTATGCGGTGCGCGCCATCGGCACGCGGCAGGCCCGGCGCTATTTCCTGACCGGGGAGCGGTTCGACGCCGCGACCGCACTGCGCCTCGGCCTTGTGCATGAGGTGGTGCCCGCCGACCAGCTGGACGCAACGGTGGACGGCATTCTCGATGCCATCCTGAAATCCGGCCCCGAGGCGACCCGCGCCGCCAAGGATCTGGTGCATCTGGTGGACGGGCTGGAATTCGACGGCAACCTCCGGCGCGAGACGGCGCTGCGCATCGGCCGCATTCGCGCCAGCAAGGAAGGCCGCGAAGGGCTGTCCGCCTTTCTGGAGAAACGCAAGCCGGCCTGGGTGAGCGAATGA
- a CDS encoding leucyl aminopeptidase, translated as MKIGFAKHDLPKKGALVVGILEDRTMGAAAADLDHRTGGALTRAMAASRFTGKAHQTLAILAPSGIDASRILLYGVGKTDGITPRWAEEAGGGIYAALAGSGESEASIWVEAGPASEAEIAAHMAYGAMLRSYRFDKYRTKEKAEDKPSLKKLSVLTERAADAKKLFAPLEAIAEGVFLTRDVVSEPGNIIYPETLAEEAKKLAELGVEVEVLGQKEMKKLGMGALLGVAQGSVREPKMVIMQWKGAPKSKDKPLAFIGKGVTFDTGGISIKPAGGMEEMKWDMGGSGTVIGLMKALAGRKAKANVIGIVGLVENMPDGNAQRPGDIVTSMSGQTIEVINTDAEGRLVLADCLWYCQDRFKPRFMIDLATLTGAIIISLGHEHAGMFASDDTLAEQIAGCGKEIGETIWHMPIGDAYDKELNTDAADMKNVGGRPGGSITAAMFLKRFTNDVPWVHLDIAGVAWAYKDKPTVPKGASGFGVRLLDRLVATHFE; from the coding sequence ATGAAGATCGGTTTCGCGAAGCATGACCTGCCCAAGAAGGGCGCCCTCGTCGTCGGTATTCTGGAAGACCGCACGATGGGCGCGGCGGCGGCCGATCTCGACCATCGCACCGGCGGCGCGCTGACCCGCGCCATGGCCGCCAGCCGCTTCACCGGCAAGGCGCACCAGACCCTGGCCATCCTTGCCCCGTCGGGCATTGATGCCTCGCGCATCCTGCTGTACGGCGTCGGCAAGACCGACGGCATCACCCCGCGCTGGGCGGAGGAAGCCGGCGGCGGCATCTATGCAGCGCTGGCCGGCAGCGGCGAGAGCGAGGCATCGATCTGGGTCGAGGCCGGCCCGGCCTCCGAGGCGGAGATCGCCGCCCACATGGCCTATGGCGCCATGCTGCGCAGCTACCGGTTCGACAAGTACCGCACCAAGGAAAAGGCCGAGGACAAGCCGAGCCTGAAGAAGCTGTCCGTGCTGACCGAGCGCGCCGCCGACGCGAAGAAGCTGTTCGCCCCGCTGGAGGCCATCGCCGAGGGCGTGTTCCTGACCCGTGATGTCGTCTCCGAGCCGGGCAACATCATCTACCCCGAGACTCTGGCCGAAGAAGCGAAGAAGCTGGCCGAGCTTGGCGTCGAGGTCGAGGTGCTGGGCCAGAAGGAGATGAAGAAGCTGGGCATGGGCGCGCTGCTGGGCGTGGCCCAAGGCAGCGTGCGCGAGCCGAAGATGGTCATCATGCAGTGGAAGGGCGCGCCGAAATCCAAGGACAAGCCGCTGGCCTTCATCGGCAAGGGTGTGACCTTCGACACTGGCGGCATCTCCATCAAGCCGGCCGGCGGCATGGAGGAGATGAAGTGGGACATGGGCGGCTCCGGCACCGTCATCGGGCTGATGAAGGCGCTGGCCGGCCGCAAGGCGAAGGCCAATGTCATCGGCATCGTCGGGCTGGTCGAGAACATGCCGGACGGCAATGCGCAGCGGCCGGGCGACATCGTCACCTCCATGTCGGGCCAGACCATCGAGGTCATCAACACCGACGCGGAAGGCCGCCTCGTGCTCGCCGACTGCCTGTGGTATTGCCAGGACCGCTTCAAGCCGCGCTTCATGATCGACCTCGCCACCCTGACCGGTGCCATCATCATCTCGCTGGGCCATGAACATGCCGGCATGTTCGCCAGCGACGACACGCTGGCCGAACAGATCGCCGGCTGCGGCAAGGAGATCGGCGAGACGATCTGGCACATGCCGATCGGCGATGCCTACGACAAGGAACTGAACACCGACGCGGCGGACATGAAGAATGTCGGCGGCCGGCCCGGCGGCTCCATCACCGCCGCCATGTTCCTGAAGCGCTTCACCAACGACGTGCCGTGGGTGCATCTGGACATTGCCGGCGTTGCCTGGGCCTACAAGGACAAGCCGACCGTTCCGAAGGGCGCGTCCGGCTTCGGCGTGCGGCTGCTGGACCGGCTGGTCGCCACACATTTCGAGTAA